One genomic window of Elusimicrobiaceae bacterium includes the following:
- a CDS encoding thermonuclease family protein, whose product MAIGKISLMLTCVLFLANCAHVSARQQKDMANFDNASLISVYDGDTFYIDIPSCDIDVFCKHISVRVRGVDCPEMKGGTAETKARAKQAKEFSERFLKSGKILLYNCGRDKYFRLLCDVGVNDKSLGAELIKSGHAVSYDGGTKNP is encoded by the coding sequence ATGGCTATAGGTAAAATATCACTTATGCTAACCTGCGTACTGTTCTTGGCCAACTGTGCCCATGTAAGCGCAAGGCAACAAAAAGATATGGCAAATTTTGACAACGCATCCTTGATATCTGTATATGACGGAGATACGTTTTACATAGATATTCCCTCTTGCGATATTGACGTTTTCTGCAAACATATTTCCGTTCGCGTACGAGGAGTAGATTGCCCTGAAATGAAAGGTGGTACCGCAGAAACGAAAGCACGCGCCAAACAAGCCAAGGAGTTTAGTGAACGCTTTCTTAAAAGCGGCAAAATTCTACTGTACAATTGTGGACGAGATAAGTATTTCCGGCTACTTTGTGATGTGGGGGTTAACGATAAAAGCTTAGGTGCAGAGTTAATTAAGTCCGGACATGCTGTTTCTTATGATGGTGGAACAAAAAATCCTTAA
- a CDS encoding protein kinase, with protein MPKTQYIQQKEKSQPLFMKRGDILSEFFEISDKAREGGMGDVFFCRDKRDNKFYVLKTFKERDDKEKSQVLGDFRKEALLTFKMPRLPYVVFTRTLILDETKMYLVMDFVGKQPHSFDEPVQSETLTHVLRNTKVEYKQALVWGIEFCRGMQYLHKYGISVHKDIKPDNILIAPDNTIRITDFGLSASNKKGGTKGYFPPEYNEKKL; from the coding sequence ATGCCTAAAACTCAATACATACAACAAAAAGAAAAATCACAACCCTTGTTTATGAAGCGCGGGGATATTTTGTCCGAATTTTTTGAAATATCGGATAAAGCCCGCGAAGGTGGCATGGGGGACGTATTTTTCTGCCGAGATAAACGTGATAACAAGTTTTATGTATTAAAAACGTTTAAAGAAAGAGATGATAAAGAGAAATCTCAAGTTTTAGGAGATTTTAGGAAAGAGGCTCTTCTTACATTTAAAATGCCTCGTTTACCCTATGTGGTGTTTACACGGACACTCATTTTGGATGAAACAAAGATGTATTTGGTCATGGATTTTGTAGGGAAACAACCCCATAGCTTTGATGAACCTGTACAGAGTGAAACATTAACGCATGTCTTACGAAATACAAAGGTAGAATATAAGCAGGCCTTGGTTTGGGGTATTGAATTTTGTCGAGGCATGCAGTATTTACATAAATACGGGATTTCTGTACACAAGGATATTAAACCAGATAATATTTTGATTGCCCCAGATAATACCATTCGTATTACTGATTTTGGGCTATCCGCTTCCAACAAAAAGGGTGGGACAAAAGGATACTTTCCACCAGAATATAATGAAAAAAAGCTTTAA
- a CDS encoding tetratricopeptide repeat protein, producing MATDPKKRYQSFTRLEKDLIKELKLRFPEYILSKPPKYSTTADEYFLKGLGVYLLRQYSRTFDRRENDHLNREAEKLFNKCIHLSPKHAAAHYYHSKLLEEIHGLICPSLSKIIWGDSAMNKATKQIRSDNKCAQENSAFYANLIELEKYREWKRYQDEFNISLQQVLKNFAKYSAKYPRDPYLHNNLGVFEAKAGHYQRAIAQFTKAIRLLPNYAVAYANRASIYLLQQEEKKALKDCAKYTQLQSAKKWFFPIGLFYGIYVWIFLYYCRQKKYKKAYLWYEQHLNYKDLSPNERQQLLNRVRFQVEYERLTHLPTNYNKRESLKQFRELWKLRRQIQKFPLEYADWFDKQDEQSLKLANLGFPTKPDMRSVFYNRMCIEHPTAPILNEMGCYVANWFSYDNDSLRTSRGSKGIPYFSKAIKIDPTYAPAYYNRARAYAECSEYTKAINDYTIAMDLDPEQACVSKPLFNGYMRDIYNSIAIGESWESITYETGMVSIGSASNSVEFKRMFRSHYIGDHLVVSEWRDPIKRNVISRNEMPANTKLLSKIRCYCYFGKYKKALACIEKLENFDPNIDFFEGMCLYKLGCYQEALKHFNCLQSSGPITELAANKALCYAKCGNKEKEKEFLNLAFESFFEVLELEIFEDGPSLNTIYTKKDDKRDIPSIRECFENYYRQCLAKNELFFIWPVVRLGRNYIDNAYYQRAECYFSLKNYAAALEDYKKALHPNDIFPTLFFPKFALHVEEKIIACEKALKISRTKKS from the coding sequence TTGGCTACCGATCCCAAGAAACGGTATCAAAGTTTTACACGTTTGGAAAAAGATTTAATTAAAGAATTGAAATTACGATTTCCCGAATATATATTATCTAAACCTCCAAAATACTCTACAACAGCGGACGAATATTTCTTAAAAGGGCTTGGAGTTTATTTATTAAGACAATATTCAAGAACTTTCGACAGGAGAGAGAATGACCATTTAAACCGAGAAGCAGAAAAACTGTTCAACAAGTGTATTCATTTGAGTCCCAAACATGCCGCAGCTCATTACTACCATAGTAAACTTCTTGAAGAAATACATGGCTTAATCTGCCCCTCACTGTCGAAGATAATATGGGGAGATAGCGCCATGAACAAAGCAACTAAACAAATTAGGAGTGACAATAAGTGTGCCCAAGAAAATAGTGCTTTCTATGCCAATCTGATAGAGTTGGAAAAATATCGTGAATGGAAAAGATATCAAGACGAATTTAATATTTCTCTTCAACAGGTTTTAAAGAACTTTGCCAAATATTCTGCCAAATATCCACGGGATCCATATTTACATAATAATTTGGGGGTTTTCGAGGCTAAGGCTGGCCATTATCAAAGAGCAATCGCTCAATTTACTAAAGCCATTAGGTTATTGCCAAATTATGCAGTGGCATATGCAAACAGAGCCTCAATATATTTGTTACAGCAAGAAGAAAAAAAAGCACTCAAAGATTGTGCTAAATATACTCAATTACAAAGTGCTAAAAAATGGTTTTTCCCAATAGGTCTCTTTTATGGGATTTATGTATGGATCTTTTTATACTACTGTCGACAAAAGAAGTATAAGAAAGCATATTTATGGTACGAGCAGCATTTGAATTACAAAGATCTTTCTCCTAACGAACGGCAACAATTATTGAATAGAGTTCGTTTTCAGGTAGAATATGAACGTTTGACTCATTTGCCAACGAACTATAACAAAAGGGAAAGTCTCAAACAGTTTCGAGAATTGTGGAAATTGAGAAGACAAATTCAAAAATTTCCGTTGGAATATGCGGATTGGTTCGATAAACAAGACGAACAAAGTCTCAAACTAGCCAATTTGGGATTTCCTACAAAACCCGACATGCGTTCTGTATTTTATAATCGGATGTGTATAGAACATCCAACGGCACCAATTTTAAATGAAATGGGATGCTATGTGGCAAATTGGTTTTCGTATGATAATGATTCATTACGGACCAGTCGGGGATCCAAGGGAATCCCTTATTTTAGTAAAGCTATTAAGATAGATCCGACGTATGCTCCAGCTTACTATAATAGAGCACGTGCGTATGCGGAATGTAGCGAATATACAAAGGCTATAAATGATTACACAATAGCAATGGACTTGGATCCCGAACAAGCTTGTGTTTCCAAACCCCTATTCAACGGATATATGCGAGACATATACAACAGTATAGCAATTGGCGAAAGTTGGGAGTCAATAACCTACGAAACTGGAATGGTTTCAATAGGTTCTGCATCTAATTCTGTGGAATTCAAAAGAATGTTTCGTAGTCATTATATCGGGGATCATTTGGTGGTTAGTGAGTGGAGAGATCCTATTAAACGTAATGTGATCAGCAGGAATGAGATGCCCGCAAATACAAAGCTCCTTTCAAAAATACGATGCTATTGTTATTTCGGTAAATATAAGAAAGCATTAGCTTGCATAGAAAAATTAGAAAATTTTGATCCTAACATTGATTTTTTTGAGGGGATGTGTTTATATAAATTGGGTTGCTATCAGGAGGCGTTAAAACACTTTAATTGCTTGCAATCTTCAGGGCCAATAACAGAATTGGCTGCCAATAAGGCCCTATGCTATGCTAAATGCGGAAATAAGGAAAAAGAAAAAGAATTTTTGAATTTAGCTTTTGAATCGTTTTTTGAGGTATTAGAATTGGAGATATTTGAAGATGGTCCTTCTTTGAATACCATATACACTAAAAAAGATGATAAAAGAGATATCCCAAGCATTCGTGAATGTTTCGAAAATTATTATAGACAATGTTTGGCCAAAAACGAACTTTTTTTTATTTGGCCAGTCGTGCGCTTAGGCAGAAACTATATCGATAATGCATATTATCAACGCGCAGAGTGTTATTTTTCCCTTAAGAACTACGCAGCGGCGCTAGAAGACTACAAGAAAGCATTGCATCCTAATGATATTTTCCCGACCCTATTTTTTCCAAAATTTGCATTACATGTTGAGGAAAAAATAATAGCATGCGAGAAAGCATTAAAAATCTCACGTACTAAGAAATCCTAA
- a CDS encoding DUF805 domain-containing protein — translation MPIVAEQMLGAAITTIELAYTIAIKQLGGVIAALHLLLIKEKIMFVNALKLFSWEGRICRRQYLLAFILIVFGTAILAAGVSDGRGSEGAAQVLMFLAQLALIPTQIKRLHDIGWSGWIILLALIPGINLILGLGLFLFSGTKGPNKYGEDPHTGK, via the coding sequence ATGCCCATAGTGGCAGAACAAATGCTTGGGGCTGCCATTACGACCATAGAACTGGCATATACCATTGCCATTAAGCAATTGGGCGGTGTGATCGCCGCCCTACATTTACTCTTAATCAAGGAGAAAATTATGTTCGTTAATGCGTTGAAGTTGTTTAGTTGGGAAGGACGTATTTGCCGTCGTCAATATTTGTTGGCATTTATACTGATAGTTTTCGGAACCGCTATACTCGCTGCTGGGGTATCCGATGGACGAGGTAGCGAAGGGGCAGCTCAGGTGCTTATGTTTCTAGCCCAATTAGCTCTGATCCCAACTCAAATTAAACGGTTACACGATATCGGTTGGAGCGGATGGATAATTTTGTTGGCTCTTATCCCCGGAATTAACTTGATATTGGGGCTTGGGTTATTTCTCTTCTCTGGCACAAAAGGCCCTAATAAATACGGAGAAGACCCGCATACCGGTAAATAA
- a CDS encoding NYN domain-containing protein, protein MTSLIIDGSNVIRSAYGLQGKPNFDLEARLANQLVQYLSGLNTDTSRTIECYFDGFKRAISRPRGLSVFFSANHKADKLIVNSVYEHTQNYAHDVCVVTADNDIIQKSRACGANVQYTYDFLKGFWPYIAL, encoded by the coding sequence ATGACAAGTCTTATCATTGACGGTTCCAACGTGATTCGTTCGGCTTACGGCCTGCAAGGTAAGCCAAATTTTGACCTAGAAGCCCGCTTGGCTAATCAATTGGTTCAATATCTATCCGGTCTTAATACCGATACTTCCCGCACGATTGAGTGTTACTTTGACGGTTTTAAGCGTGCCATAAGCCGCCCGCGCGGACTTAGCGTATTTTTTTCTGCCAACCACAAAGCAGACAAACTAATCGTGAATTCCGTTTACGAACATACGCAAAACTATGCTCATGATGTCTGTGTAGTAACCGCGGATAACGACATCATCCAAAAATCTCGTGCTTGCGGTGCTAATGTGCAATATACTTATGATTTTCTAAAAGGATTTTGGCCGTATATCGCTTTATAA
- a CDS encoding AAA family ATPase, with translation MTKELMPSNLEMTTEIKDAIYHINHGDNVFIHGRPGTGKSTFLKGLRAHLNVKSKVAMFVAPTGIAALNIHGQTIHSFFHINPQDMHAPLDYANRNALKTAWKNLDILVVDEISMVRADIFDKMNERLQKVLDDERPFAHKQIIVVGDLNQLAPVLNEKSNLEQDQKCKETYETSYVFEAKCWKEMNFKHVFFTKIFRQTDTEFTGNLAALESPNSENFTKALAYFNKRVTDKRPQEAVCLCARKIDAEKINQTELDKLPQPTYRISAFQSSRYDNDWKESNCPAPKVLYLKIGAKVMFVRNDEKKQFVNGMLGRVKSINCVKEKTIKSITVEVAGNREVEVHCCTWYKTILNKKTGRQEPDMENYFCQFPLQLAWATTIHKAQGMTFDSAYVDMGEKGAFSIGQTYVALSRVRTVDGLWLKKPLQESDILPNPAVEKFYKDIKGE, from the coding sequence ATGACAAAGGAACTTATGCCTTCTAACTTGGAAATGACAACTGAAATTAAAGATGCTATTTATCATATTAACCATGGGGATAATGTGTTTATTCACGGTAGGCCGGGAACGGGTAAATCAACTTTTCTAAAAGGGTTGCGGGCGCATTTAAATGTCAAAAGTAAAGTTGCCATGTTTGTGGCTCCTACGGGTATTGCAGCTTTGAATATTCACGGGCAAACAATTCACTCATTTTTTCACATTAACCCGCAAGATATGCATGCGCCGTTGGACTATGCTAACCGCAATGCCTTAAAAACTGCATGGAAAAACTTGGATATTTTAGTTGTGGACGAAATATCCATGGTGCGGGCGGATATTTTTGACAAAATGAACGAGCGTTTGCAGAAGGTATTAGATGATGAACGCCCTTTTGCCCATAAACAAATTATTGTGGTGGGGGATTTGAATCAGTTAGCCCCGGTACTGAACGAAAAGTCCAATTTAGAGCAAGACCAAAAGTGTAAGGAAACTTATGAAACTTCCTATGTGTTTGAAGCCAAATGCTGGAAAGAAATGAATTTTAAGCATGTTTTCTTTACAAAAATTTTTCGTCAAACGGATACGGAATTTACAGGTAATTTGGCCGCGTTGGAATCTCCGAATAGTGAGAATTTTACCAAAGCACTTGCTTATTTCAACAAGCGGGTAACCGATAAACGACCGCAAGAAGCCGTGTGTTTATGCGCGCGTAAAATTGATGCGGAGAAAATTAATCAAACCGAATTAGATAAGTTGCCGCAACCTACATATCGTATTTCGGCTTTTCAAAGCAGTCGCTATGACAATGACTGGAAAGAAAGTAATTGCCCTGCTCCCAAAGTGCTATATCTTAAAATTGGCGCTAAGGTTATGTTTGTACGCAATGATGAGAAAAAACAATTTGTAAACGGTATGTTGGGGCGGGTTAAAAGTATCAACTGCGTGAAGGAAAAGACGATTAAAAGTATTACCGTGGAAGTTGCCGGAAATCGCGAAGTGGAAGTGCATTGTTGTACTTGGTATAAGACGATACTTAACAAAAAAACGGGCCGTCAGGAACCGGATATGGAAAATTATTTTTGCCAATTCCCTTTACAACTGGCCTGGGCCACAACCATCCATAAGGCACAGGGTATGACTTTTGACTCTGCTTATGTGGATATGGGCGAAAAGGGAGCTTTTAGTATCGGACAAACCTATGTGGCCTTAAGTCGTGTGCGCACCGTTGACGGATTGTGGCTCAAAAAACCGTTGCAAGAGTCGGATATTTTGCCGAATCCGGCCGTAGAAAAATTTTACAAAGATATAAAAGGAGAATAA
- a CDS encoding DUF2924 domain-containing protein, whose translation MQNYTHLTTRELELKWLELVGRPIPPIGRSLIIKYLLWYEQAKREKISPLGFFHEVAQAAKTTDKRPKATLEIGSKLIRSYQGLKYEVEIVTNGYLYENTLYKSLSGVAKAITGKSWNGKVFFGVKK comes from the coding sequence ATGCAAAACTATACACATTTAACCACCCGGGAATTGGAGTTAAAATGGCTGGAATTGGTAGGCCGGCCTATACCACCAATTGGGCGAAGTTTAATTATCAAATATCTGTTGTGGTATGAACAAGCCAAGCGTGAGAAGATTTCTCCACTTGGCTTTTTTCATGAAGTGGCACAAGCTGCTAAAACTACTGATAAACGCCCCAAAGCTACTCTTGAGATAGGCTCAAAACTAATCCGTTCCTACCAAGGGCTTAAATACGAAGTAGAAATCGTTACCAATGGGTACCTATATGAGAATACACTCTATAAAAGCCTATCCGGTGTAGCCAAGGCCATTACAGGTAAAAGTTGGAACGGGAAGGTATTCTTTGGAGTGAAAAAATGA
- a CDS encoding recombinase family protein codes for MSDKKIRCAIYTRKSTEEGLEQEFNSLQAQQEACESYIKSQKHEHWQLLSTEYDDGGYSGGNMERPALKRLLQDVQNGLVDIIVVYKIDRLTRSLMDFSKIVEILDKHNASFVSITQHFNTTTSMGRLTLNMLLSFAQFEREVTGERIRDKISASKKKGMWMGGKPPLGYYRKDKKIYPDEDKAKLVTNIFQKYVELKSTTLLKGWLEEQGTKLSVGNLNCILRNKAYIGLVGHKGTWYPGEHQGIISQELFGQVQTVMADNRINRQHYDPKKSLLSGKLYDDKGNAMSPSWSTGSSGKIYRYYVSQALIRKEPGKVGKVSKVSLQKLEQFIDNWFSEFLKDKTKIYPYIQQFGVSKQKEIIKRLPSYPITRDVEKELIKRIKLNLNKIGITLYQEQVTELLNSIYENRDMIPLKPEKLKNENTYTETYRIGTVANGAKVIVGQFVQPTKQPNKELIKILHQAYTWHQEILDGKTTQEIANGEKICVQYVRRILNLSFLSPKIVRSILNGTQPVDCTLKKLLSIRTPDWHEQEQILGE; via the coding sequence ATGAGTGATAAGAAAATACGTTGCGCTATCTATACACGCAAATCAACCGAAGAAGGATTAGAGCAAGAGTTTAATAGTTTACAAGCCCAACAGGAGGCGTGCGAGTCTTACATTAAAAGCCAAAAGCATGAGCATTGGCAATTGCTTTCTACCGAATATGATGATGGCGGGTATTCAGGTGGTAACATGGAACGCCCGGCTTTAAAACGCCTACTCCAAGATGTTCAAAACGGCCTTGTTGATATTATCGTTGTGTATAAGATAGACCGTTTAACCCGTAGTTTAATGGACTTTAGCAAAATTGTGGAGATATTAGACAAGCATAATGCCTCGTTTGTGTCTATCACCCAGCATTTTAATACCACCACCAGTATGGGGCGGCTCACATTAAATATGCTACTCTCATTTGCCCAGTTTGAGCGTGAAGTAACGGGAGAGCGTATCCGGGATAAGATTAGCGCGAGTAAGAAAAAGGGTATGTGGATGGGTGGCAAACCGCCGTTAGGATATTACCGCAAGGATAAGAAGATATACCCGGATGAAGACAAAGCAAAACTTGTTACTAACATATTCCAAAAGTATGTAGAACTGAAAAGCACTACACTCCTAAAAGGGTGGCTTGAAGAGCAAGGAACGAAGTTATCAGTAGGTAACTTGAACTGCATTTTACGTAATAAAGCATATATTGGTCTAGTTGGACATAAGGGGACATGGTACCCGGGCGAACACCAAGGGATAATCTCCCAAGAGTTATTTGGGCAAGTCCAAACCGTAATGGCTGATAACCGCATTAATCGCCAACATTATGATCCTAAAAAGAGCCTTTTGTCTGGCAAACTATATGATGACAAAGGCAACGCTATGAGCCCCAGTTGGAGTACGGGTAGTAGCGGTAAAATATACCGCTATTATGTGAGCCAAGCACTTATCCGCAAAGAGCCGGGCAAAGTGGGAAAAGTCAGTAAGGTGTCACTCCAAAAATTGGAGCAGTTTATAGATAATTGGTTTAGTGAGTTTTTGAAAGACAAAACAAAAATTTATCCGTATATCCAACAGTTTGGAGTAAGCAAACAAAAAGAAATTATCAAACGGCTACCATCATATCCGATAACGCGGGATGTAGAAAAAGAACTAATTAAACGTATTAAGTTAAATCTCAACAAGATAGGAATCACGCTATATCAAGAACAAGTGACCGAACTATTAAACTCAATTTATGAGAACAGAGATATGATTCCACTTAAACCAGAGAAACTAAAAAATGAAAACACCTATACGGAAACATATCGTATAGGAACGGTAGCCAATGGGGCCAAGGTTATTGTGGGGCAATTTGTCCAACCTACAAAACAACCCAACAAGGAACTCATCAAAATCTTACACCAGGCCTATACTTGGCATCAAGAAATATTAGACGGAAAAACTACCCAAGAAATAGCCAATGGAGAAAAAATATGTGTGCAATATGTGCGCCGGATCCTCAATTTGAGTTTTTTATCGCCCAAAATCGTACGCTCTATCCTAAACGGCACGCAACCTGTCGATTGTACGCTCAAAAAATTGCTCTCTATTCGCACACCGGATTGGCACGAGCAAGAACAAATCCTTGGAGAATAA